The genomic region GTTCGTCACGATAGCGCGCGCAGACCTGACGCAGGCCGGCGCCCTGCCCGTCATTGCGCTGTCAGCAGGCGGGATACTGCTGGCGCTCATCCTGTCGCTCGGCGTGGCAAAAGTGCTGAAAGCCAGCGCGCGCGAGACGGCCGCGCTGGTGGCAGTGTGCTGCGTGTGGAACGTGGTCCTGTTCTTCACCCTGGCTGACCGGCTGCAGGGCGCAGCCTCCACGCAATGGACCGGCACCATCGCAGCGCCAGCGCTGGTGCTGGCGACGATCATCATCGTCATGGCCTTTGCCGGCACGCGCGATGGCGGCATGCGAAAGGCGCTGCCTGCGCTGGTGAGAGACCCGGTCCTGATCGCCTGCCTGCTTGCCGTCGCCATCGCGCTGATCTGGCCGCTATTGCCGCCCCTGATGACGGCAGAAGCGGTGGAGACGCTCCTCTCCCCGCTGGATCTGGCCGGTTATGGCTCGCTGGCACTGGTACTCATCTGCATGGGGGCGGGGCTGGACTTTGCCGCCCTCAAAGGACGCATCCGCCTGCTGTGCAGCGCGGCGGCAATACGGTCGGTTGTGATCCCGCTTTTCGTGCTCATGGCCGCAGGCGTGCTGGGTATAAACGGCAATGCGGAAACCCTGCTGGTGCTGGCCACGGGCGGGCCGTCAGCAGCCTTTGTCTATGCGGTGGCGACCGAGTTCGAGGGCGAAACAGGGCTGACGGCAGGCATGATAACGCTCACGGTTCTGGCCAGCGCGATTGCCCTGCCCATCC from Glycocaulis abyssi harbors:
- a CDS encoding AEC family transporter; this translates as MTLHILAVFFPAFVLVALGYGLRRWQIIPDGQWRGINLLNYRVLLPCILFVTIARADLTQAGALPVIALSAGGILLALILSLGVAKVLKASARETAALVAVCCVWNVVLFFTLADRLQGAASTQWTGTIAAPALVLATIIIVMAFAGTRDGGMRKALPALVRDPVLIACLLAVAIALIWPLLPPLMTAEAVETLLSPLDLAGYGSLALVLICMGAGLDFAALKGRIRLLCSAAAIRSVVIPLFVLMAAGVLGINGNAETLLVLATGGPSAAFVYAVATEFEGETGLTAGMITLTVLASAIALPILTALTLLG